The nucleotide window AGATAAAAAAATTACGCGTGAAAATCCAACACATCCAGATCAAATTGTTGGGTACGCTCCAAATAATACGAGAGAGGAAACAATCCAGGCAATCGACGCAGCATATGAAGCCTTTAAAACCTGGGCTTGGAGTGATGTGGAAGATCGTATTTCAAGAATGCAGCGTGCCATTCAGAAACTAAAAGATGCAACGCCTGAAATCGCTGAGTTATTATCACGCGAACACGGGAAAGCGCTATATGATGCCCAAGGAGAAATTGCTGTTTCTCTAATGTGGATGGAATTTGCCGTTGATAATGTGAAAAAAGTGACAGCTCCCGAAGATCGCAAACATGAAACTGGACGAACAATCATCACACATGACCCGATCGGTGTCGTATCCGCGATCACGCCATGGAATTACCCGATTTCCCTTTCAACAATCAAAATCGCTCCGGCACTGTTAACAGGGAATACAATGGTGCTAAAACCAAGCCCATTTGCTCCTTTAGCGGTAAGTCGTGTAGCCGAAATTATTGCGGATGAATTCCCTGCAGGTGTTCTGAACTTAGTTAACGGGGATGCAGAAGTTGGAATTGAACTTACATCCAACCCGAAAGTCGCGAAAATCGCCTTCACAGGTGGTACAAACACAGCTAAGCATATTATGAAAGCAGCATCTGAAACGATTAAAAAAATGACGCTGGAACTTGGCGGTAATGATGCGGCAATCGTATTAAATGACTTTGATGTAAACGATGAACGTGCTTTACGAAGAATGGTTATTGCCAACTTCCTGACAGCCGGTCAAATTTGTATGATTGCAAAACGTGTCTATGTCCACCGATCCATTTACGATGCGTTTGTTGAAAAATATATTGAAGCAGCAAATAAATGGATTAAAGTAGGCGACCCATTCCATCCGGATGTTACAGTCGGTCCAGTAAATAACAAAAACCAAGTCGAATATGTAAAAAGTTTAGTGGAAGATGCCAAAAATAAAGGAGCTGAAATTATTCCATTAGGAACAATCCTCAACCCTGAATTAATGGATAACGGTTACTTCCTGCAACCAACACTCGTGTTAGGTGCAGATGTTCATGACCGTGTCGTAGTGGAAGAACAATTTGGCCCTACTGTACCAATCCTTCCATATGATGATGAAGAACAAGTTATTCAATTACACAATGAAAGCATTTACGGTTTAACAAGTTCCGTTTGGGGAGAAGAGGAACATGCTATAAAAGTGGCTCGTCGCATTGAAGCAGGTACAACGATGATCAATACTGCCGCAATCCAAGGGCTGGATGTCCGTTTCCCATTTGGCGGAGTGAAACAATCAGGTGTAGGTCGCGAATACGGATTGGATGGCATCAAATCTTACACAGAAACTCATGTCATCAATTTGCCGAATGACCTGGAATTACCTTACATTCCTGAATAGAAAATACTTTCAATAGAAAAGAGCATTTACCTTTATCGGGTTAATGCTCTTATTTTTGTCTATTCCCATTATTGCTACCCTTCACATCTTCGCCTGCTTCTTTCACTTTTCTTCTGCAATTTTGCGCATGCAGGGTATGGAACATCCACGAAATATGGGGTTGATTCTATTAATGATGATGTATGAGGATGTGATAAGCATGCACCGCCATTTTCAGAAGGTATTTACGAATTTTCCATTTTCACTGGAAATTTCAATAGGCTATTTCCATTTTTATCAATTTATTACGACTATCTATAAATCTCTTTCCAAAATTATTTGATTTTTATTATATTTTTATATAACAGTTTTCACTACATAATGTTTGTTTATCTAGATTTTATTTGGATATTTACATTTTCAATTGATATTTATACTGAATTTTCTAAAAACTTTGTTTACAAACTTAGTCTTCCATTACTATAATTTGAGT belongs to Solibacillus sp. FSL W7-1436 and includes:
- a CDS encoding aldehyde dehydrogenase family protein produces the protein MNKAPITVNAIINGEKIQTDKKITRENPTHPDQIVGYAPNNTREETIQAIDAAYEAFKTWAWSDVEDRISRMQRAIQKLKDATPEIAELLSREHGKALYDAQGEIAVSLMWMEFAVDNVKKVTAPEDRKHETGRTIITHDPIGVVSAITPWNYPISLSTIKIAPALLTGNTMVLKPSPFAPLAVSRVAEIIADEFPAGVLNLVNGDAEVGIELTSNPKVAKIAFTGGTNTAKHIMKAASETIKKMTLELGGNDAAIVLNDFDVNDERALRRMVIANFLTAGQICMIAKRVYVHRSIYDAFVEKYIEAANKWIKVGDPFHPDVTVGPVNNKNQVEYVKSLVEDAKNKGAEIIPLGTILNPELMDNGYFLQPTLVLGADVHDRVVVEEQFGPTVPILPYDDEEQVIQLHNESIYGLTSSVWGEEEHAIKVARRIEAGTTMINTAAIQGLDVRFPFGGVKQSGVGREYGLDGIKSYTETHVINLPNDLELPYIPE